A section of the Paramisgurnus dabryanus chromosome 4, PD_genome_1.1, whole genome shotgun sequence genome encodes:
- the adra2c gene encoding alpha-2C adrenergic receptor: MDNLSFSNQDSYTDTGNVSTGNTTSQYSPATIIGLGGLVGFLILFTIVGNVLVVIAVLTSRALKPPQNLFLVSLASADILVATLIMPFSLANELMGYWFFGKVWCDIYLALDVLFCTSSIVHLCAISLDRYWSVTQAVEYNLKRTPRRVKGMIVVVWLIAAVISFPPLISMDRNKEGDSSEPQCQLNDLTWYILYSSIGSFFAPCVIMILVYIRIYQVAKTRTRTMSEKRRDTEAESGTPRLENGLSREDSRRENGHCASSPPGEHKPGEDDPDADLEDSSSSDEKAKRGKNETAPSRKDRRFSRKNSSCSKHSSRKSRASSKSLDLFSSRRKRRNTISRKKISQAREKRFTFVLAVVMGVFVVCWFPFFFSYSLYGICREPCAIPETLFKFFFWIGYCNSSLNPVIYTIFNQDFRRAFQKILCKSWKRSF; encoded by the coding sequence ATGGATAACTTAAGCTTTTCAAACCAAGACAGCTACACTGACACTGGTAATGTATCCACTGGGAATACTACAAGTCAGTATTCACCAGCCACCATTATAGGGCTTGGAGGGCTGGTGGGCTTTCTCATCTTGTTTACCATAGTGGGAAATGTACTGGTTGTGATCGCCGTTTTGACAAGCAGAGCTCTCAAGCCACCACAAAATCTGTTTCTTGTGTCTCTGGCCAGTGCGGACATTCTGGTGGCCACGCTGATAATGCCCTTCTCCCTGGCTAATGAATTAATGGGCTACTGGTTTTTTGGAAAAGTTTGGTGTGATATCTATTTGGCGCTAGATGTTCTTTTCTGCACATCATCTATTGTTCACCTGTGTGCCATAAGTCTGGACAGGTACTGGTCTGTGACACAAGCAGTCGAGTATAACCTCAAGCGGACACCTCGCAGGGTGAAGGGCATGATTGTGGTTGTCTGGTTGATCGCAGCTGTCATCTCCTTCCCCCCGCTCATCTCCATGGATCGGAATAAAGAGGGTGATAGCAGTGAACCGCAATGCCAGCTGAACGACCTCACGTGGTACATTCTCTACTCCAGCATCGGGTCGTTCTTTGCCCCGTGCGTGATCATGATCCTCGTTTACATCCGCATCTACCAGGTGGCTAAGACCAGAACCAGAACCATGTCTGAAAAGCGCCGGGATACGGAAGCTGAATCAGGAACGCCTCGGTTGGAGAACGGCCTGAGCCGGGAGGATTCGAGGCGTGAAAACGGGCACTGTGCCTCGTCGCCACCCGGTGAACACAAACCGGGCGAGGATGACCCAGATGCTGACCTGGAAGACAGCAGCTCATCTGACGAAAAGGCCAAGCGAGGGAAGAACGAGACGGCGCCTTCCCGAAAAGACAGACGTTTTAGCCGCAAGAACAGCTCCTGTTCCAAGCATTCCAGTCGGAAGTCCCGTGCCAGCAGCAAGTCCCTCGATTTGTTCTCTTCTCGCAGAAAGAGAAGGAACACCATTTCCAGGAAAAAGATCTCACAGGCGAGAGAGAAACGATTCACCTTTGTGCTGGCAGTGGTGATGGGCGTGTTTGTGGTCTGCTGGTTTCCATTTTTCTTCAGCTACAGCCTGTATGGGATCTGCCGGGAACCCTGTGCCATCCCCGAAACCCtttttaaatttttcttctGGATCGGTTACTGCAACAGCTCCCTCAACCCTGTAATCTACACCATCTTCAACCAGGACTTCCGACGGGCTTTTCAGAAAATCCTGTGCAAGTCTTGGAAAAGGTCGTTTTAG